A stretch of Brevundimonas naejangsanensis DNA encodes these proteins:
- a CDS encoding TadE/TadG family type IV pilus assembly protein produces MDRLKHAQEAVSARLKGLVSRLLRRTEGNVAMMFGLALPLLVMITLGGIDIHQASKVKANLQDALDAAALAAARSTFTDDVNINRIGLAALKANMPGYFAEDSQDTASFVLADNRVTGDARVNVKVLVANIVLPPYGKLLDDYLPVSSRSEVLRASRNVEVAMVLDTTGSMAGTRISDLRAAAMELVDIVVQQQQTPFYSRVALAPYDWAVKLDASTTLPGTLAKAARGDLRRPTGITDVRYFDSSGSVSSVSRAKPAVVTTSTNHGLKTGDRVAIAGVSNTTNINDNAHTVTVVDAKTFSLDGSDTRSYSKNGSSGTFAKCLRADCKLIVTSARHGLTDNDYVYIDGTSGLKRRTNSVPHINGNFVPIEILDVDRFVIDRFGPNYDAYGNSGQAYCTVRGCEYFVFKNSAGSMSILPATNCVSERTGAEAYTDVSPVTAPVGRVYSTGCNSQPILPLTSVRSDLENRIGALQASGNTAGQIGIGWGWYLVSPTFGSIFTGDGRPAPYDTSETLKAVVLMTDGEFNAPYCQDVAANTGGSSTSRIYCTATNGSPFQQSVKMCEGMKAQNIVVYTVGFGLGSNRGGSGVDTAIEVMETCATNKDTHFFKADSGTDLREAFKAIGRDITRLRIAR; encoded by the coding sequence ATGGACCGACTGAAACACGCTCAGGAGGCGGTCAGCGCCCGCCTGAAGGGACTGGTCTCGCGCCTGCTGCGCCGGACCGAGGGCAATGTGGCGATGATGTTCGGCCTGGCCCTGCCGCTGCTGGTGATGATCACCCTGGGCGGCATCGACATCCACCAGGCCTCCAAGGTGAAGGCCAACCTTCAGGACGCGCTGGATGCGGCCGCCCTGGCCGCCGCGCGCTCGACCTTCACCGACGACGTCAACATCAACCGGATCGGTCTGGCGGCGCTCAAGGCCAATATGCCCGGCTATTTCGCCGAGGATTCCCAGGACACCGCCAGCTTCGTCCTGGCCGACAACCGCGTGACCGGGGACGCGCGGGTGAACGTCAAGGTGCTGGTCGCCAACATCGTCCTGCCGCCCTACGGCAAGCTGCTGGACGACTACCTGCCGGTCAGCAGCCGCTCCGAGGTGCTGCGCGCCTCGCGCAACGTCGAGGTGGCCATGGTGCTGGACACCACCGGCTCCATGGCCGGGACGCGGATCAGCGACCTGCGCGCGGCGGCGATGGAGCTGGTCGACATCGTGGTCCAGCAGCAGCAGACGCCCTTCTATTCCCGCGTGGCCCTGGCGCCCTACGACTGGGCGGTGAAGCTGGACGCCAGCACCACCTTGCCCGGAACCCTGGCCAAGGCGGCGCGCGGCGACCTGCGCCGCCCGACCGGGATCACCGACGTTCGCTATTTCGACAGTTCGGGCAGCGTCTCGTCTGTCTCGCGGGCCAAGCCCGCCGTGGTGACGACGTCGACGAACCACGGCCTCAAGACCGGGGACCGGGTGGCGATCGCGGGGGTGTCCAACACCACCAACATCAATGACAACGCGCACACCGTCACGGTCGTCGACGCGAAGACCTTCAGCCTGGACGGTTCCGACACCCGGTCGTACTCGAAGAACGGCTCCAGCGGCACGTTTGCGAAATGCCTCAGGGCGGACTGCAAACTGATCGTGACCTCCGCAAGGCACGGCCTGACGGACAACGACTATGTCTATATCGACGGGACCTCCGGCCTGAAGCGGCGCACCAACAGCGTGCCGCACATCAACGGCAACTTCGTTCCGATCGAAATCCTGGACGTGGATCGCTTCGTCATCGATCGTTTCGGCCCGAACTATGACGCCTATGGCAACTCGGGCCAGGCCTACTGCACCGTGCGCGGCTGCGAGTATTTCGTCTTCAAGAACTCCGCCGGCTCCATGTCGATCCTGCCCGCCACCAACTGCGTCAGCGAGCGAACGGGCGCCGAGGCCTACACCGACGTCTCGCCGGTCACCGCGCCGGTGGGCCGCGTCTATTCGACCGGTTGCAACTCGCAACCCATCCTGCCCCTGACCAGCGTGCGCAGCGATCTGGAGAACCGGATCGGCGCGCTCCAGGCGTCCGGCAACACCGCCGGCCAGATCGGCATCGGCTGGGGCTGGTATCTGGTGTCGCCCACTTTCGGTTCGATCTTCACGGGCGACGGCCGGCCGGCGCCCTATGACACCTCCGAGACCCTCAAGGCCGTGGTCCTGATGACGGACGGCGAGTTCAACGCGCCCTACTGCCAGGACGTGGCCGCCAATACGGGCGGGTCCTCGACCAGCCGCATCTATTGCACGGCGACCAACGGCAGCCCCTTCCAGCAGTCCGTGAAGATGTGCGAGGGCATGAAGGCTCAGAACATCGTCGTCTATACGGTCGGCTTCGGCCTCGGCAGCAACCGCGGCGGTTCCGGCGTGGATACGGCGATCGAGGTGATGGAGACCTGCGCCACCAACAAGGACACCCACTTCTTCAAGGCCGACAGCGGCACCGACCTGAGGGAGGCCTTCAAGGCCATCGGCCGCGACATTACCCGGCTGCGCATCGCGCGCTGA
- the mtgA gene encoding monofunctional biosynthetic peptidoglycan transglycosylase, with the protein MTRAKGRRRRPFLTLLLILALFPLAGVAVHRFLPPLATILMVKQAAAGHGMDYRWRSLDKISPRLVEAVIAAEDARFCRHHGFDVEAIQKALEANERAEQNGSGRVRGGSTISQQTAKNVFLWPGRDWVRKGLEAGYTVLIEVGWGKRRIMEMYLNVAEWAPGVYGAEAASQHWFGKGADKLTAREAARLAAILPSPRRYKAANSGPYVRRRAARIQAAMGTVREQGLDACVDRR; encoded by the coding sequence ATGACCCGCGCAAAGGGCCGCAGACGGCGGCCGTTCCTGACCCTGTTGCTGATCCTGGCTCTGTTCCCCCTGGCCGGGGTGGCGGTGCATCGCTTCCTGCCGCCGCTGGCGACCATCCTTATGGTCAAGCAGGCGGCGGCCGGGCACGGCATGGACTATCGCTGGCGCTCGCTGGACAAGATCTCGCCGCGCCTGGTCGAGGCGGTGATCGCCGCCGAGGACGCGCGCTTCTGCCGGCACCACGGCTTCGACGTCGAGGCCATCCAGAAGGCGCTGGAGGCCAACGAGCGGGCCGAGCAGAACGGCTCGGGCCGGGTGCGCGGCGGTTCGACCATCAGCCAGCAGACCGCCAAGAACGTCTTCCTGTGGCCCGGCCGTGACTGGGTGCGCAAGGGTCTGGAGGCCGGCTACACCGTCCTGATCGAGGTCGGCTGGGGCAAGCGGCGGATCATGGAGATGTATCTGAACGTCGCCGAATGGGCGCCGGGCGTCTATGGCGCCGAGGCCGCCTCGCAGCACTGGTTCGGCAAGGGCGCGGACAAGCTGACCGCGCGGGAGGCCGCCCGCCTGGCCGCCATCCTGCCCAGCCCGCGCCGCTACAAGGCGGCCAACTCCGGCCCCTATGTCCGCCGCCGCGCCGCCCGCATCCAGGCCGCCATGGGCACGGTGCGCGAGCAGGGGCTGGACGCCTGCGTCGACCGGCGCTGA
- a CDS encoding WD40 repeat domain-containing protein codes for MPTFSFDAQVTAALFDKTGAIFALGDGSVRFESGARSEVHDGAVLCACVHPSGEGIVTGGDDGKLVWSREGEAVLLAQTNWQWIDAVAASAESGLIAFSSGRTLSVLDVKDPHFRRDFQHERTVSGVAFDPKGRRIAASTYGGAWLWYARIEQQQPTKLAWAGSHLAVGFSTDGAYVVTSMQDNQLHGWRLKDQKNMRMGGYPSKIKSFAFLAKGQLLATSGAQGVVLWPFIGSNGPMGREATEIGFDETTLIAQVAAAPQHGRLAAGLEDGRVWWADPAGRGLSFVKQDKGAPITALAMSDGAARIAWADEDGQAGVVSL; via the coding sequence ATGCCGACCTTTTCCTTCGACGCCCAGGTCACCGCCGCCCTGTTCGACAAGACGGGCGCCATCTTCGCCCTGGGCGACGGCTCGGTGCGGTTCGAGAGCGGCGCCCGCAGCGAGGTCCATGACGGCGCCGTCCTGTGCGCCTGCGTCCACCCCTCGGGCGAGGGGATCGTCACCGGCGGCGACGACGGCAAGCTGGTCTGGAGCCGCGAGGGCGAGGCCGTGCTGCTGGCCCAGACCAATTGGCAATGGATCGACGCCGTGGCCGCCTCGGCCGAGTCGGGCCTGATCGCCTTCTCCTCGGGCCGCACCCTGAGCGTGCTGGACGTCAAGGACCCGCACTTCCGCCGCGACTTCCAGCACGAGCGCACCGTCTCGGGCGTGGCCTTCGACCCCAAGGGCCGCCGCATCGCCGCCTCGACCTATGGCGGCGCCTGGCTGTGGTACGCCCGCATCGAGCAGCAGCAGCCGACGAAGCTGGCCTGGGCCGGGTCGCATCTGGCGGTCGGCTTCTCGACCGACGGCGCCTATGTCGTCACCTCGATGCAAGACAACCAACTGCACGGCTGGCGCCTGAAGGATCAGAAGAACATGCGGATGGGCGGCTACCCGTCCAAGATCAAGAGCTTCGCCTTCCTGGCCAAGGGGCAGCTGCTGGCCACCTCGGGCGCGCAGGGCGTGGTGCTGTGGCCCTTCATCGGCTCGAACGGGCCGATGGGGCGAGAGGCGACCGAGATCGGCTTCGACGAGACGACCCTGATCGCCCAGGTCGCCGCCGCGCCCCAGCATGGCCGTCTGGCGGCGGGGCTGGAGGACGGGCGCGTCTGGTGGGCCGACCCGGCCGGGCGCGGCCTGTCGTTCGTCAAGCAGGACAAGGGCGCGCCCATCACCGCCCTGGCCATGAGCGACGGCGCCGCCCGCATCGCCTGGGCCGACGAGGACGGCCAGGCGGGCGTGGTTTCGCTCTAG
- a CDS encoding alpha/beta fold hydrolase, whose product MTLLLIPGFMADATLWDAMTDDLAPFGPLAATDLSRGEDIESMAAAILGEAPERFVAVGFSMGGYVARELARMAPDRVEALILIATSARGDTEELIRQRRSALKAPPKAFKGLSRPAIVSSLHPDLADDEAMIARVRDMGLRLGGEVFHRQSAMARAGDLERLGEIVQPTLIVAADADRLRSAEEAEELHRGIAGSTLETVTHSGHMIPLEQPKALARAMTEWLKTLS is encoded by the coding sequence ATGACCCTGCTGCTCATTCCCGGCTTCATGGCCGATGCGACCCTGTGGGACGCCATGACCGACGACCTGGCTCCGTTCGGGCCCCTGGCCGCCACAGACCTCAGCCGGGGCGAAGATATCGAGAGCATGGCGGCGGCCATCCTGGGCGAGGCGCCGGAGCGGTTCGTCGCCGTGGGCTTCTCCATGGGCGGCTATGTGGCGCGGGAGCTGGCGCGGATGGCGCCGGATCGGGTCGAGGCGCTGATCCTGATCGCGACCTCGGCGCGCGGGGATACGGAAGAGCTGATCCGCCAGCGCCGCTCGGCCCTGAAGGCGCCGCCCAAGGCCTTCAAGGGGTTGAGCCGCCCGGCCATCGTCTCGTCCCTGCACCCCGATCTGGCCGACGACGAGGCGATGATCGCGCGGGTGCGCGACATGGGATTGAGGCTGGGCGGCGAGGTGTTTCATCGCCAATCGGCGATGGCGCGGGCGGGCGATCTGGAGCGGCTGGGCGAGATTGTTCAGCCGACGCTGATCGTGGCGGCGGACGCAGATCGGCTGCGCAGCGCTGAAGAGGCGGAGGAGCTGCATCGCGGGATCGCAGGCTCGACGCTGGAGACGGTGACGCACAGCGGCCACATGATCCCGCTGGAACAACCGAAGGCGCTGGCGCGGGCGATGACGGAGTGGCTGAAGACCCTCTCCTGA
- a CDS encoding DUF2093 domain-containing protein, with protein MTGRVEARLIYGTPEFEIMQGGDFVRCAVSGAPIPLEALNYWSVELQEAYASGELMTKRWLETHK; from the coding sequence ATGACGGGCCGGGTCGAAGCCAGACTGATCTACGGCACGCCCGAGTTCGAAATCATGCAGGGCGGCGATTTCGTCCGCTGCGCGGTCTCGGGCGCGCCGATCCCGCTGGAGGCCCTCAACTACTGGAGCGTCGAGCTTCAGGAGGCCTACGCGTCCGGCGAACTGATGACGAAGCGCTGGCTCGAGACGCACAAATAA
- a CDS encoding CobW family GTP-binding protein, which translates to MTQKTPVTVLTGYLGAGKTTLLNRILTEDHGKRYAVIVNEFGEIGIDNDLVVGADEDVFEMNNGCVCCTVRGDLIRVVNGLMKRQRPGKPAFDAIIVETTGLADPGPVAQTFFVDDEVKAKTQLDSVTALVDAKHVMARLDDSKEAREQVAFADRIILNKIDLVDEAQLAAVEARLRALNPLAPIVRAERSNVPLDQVLGLHAFDLDRILEVKPDFVNPPHGAEGHVHDEHCGHGHDHAEDHAHDEHCGHDHDHDHAHGPRGHAHEDDIKGISLTLDRPLNGAKFTAWLDRLLGEQGQNILRAKGIIDVAGEDRRLVFQAVHMILEGDLQKPWGDKERRWSRAVFIGRDLNEAELKAGFEACAA; encoded by the coding sequence ATGACCCAGAAGACCCCTGTCACCGTCCTCACCGGCTACCTCGGCGCCGGCAAGACCACCCTCTTGAACCGGATCCTCACCGAGGACCACGGCAAGCGCTACGCCGTCATCGTCAACGAGTTCGGCGAGATCGGCATTGATAACGACCTGGTGGTCGGCGCCGACGAAGACGTGTTCGAGATGAACAACGGCTGCGTCTGCTGCACGGTGCGCGGCGACCTGATCCGCGTGGTCAACGGCCTGATGAAGCGCCAGCGCCCCGGCAAGCCCGCCTTCGACGCCATCATCGTCGAGACGACCGGCCTGGCCGATCCCGGCCCGGTGGCCCAGACCTTCTTCGTCGACGACGAGGTCAAGGCCAAGACCCAGCTGGACAGCGTCACCGCCCTGGTCGACGCCAAACATGTCATGGCGCGCCTGGACGACTCGAAAGAGGCGCGCGAGCAGGTCGCCTTCGCCGACCGCATCATCCTGAACAAGATCGACCTGGTGGACGAGGCCCAGCTGGCCGCCGTCGAGGCCCGCCTGCGCGCGCTGAACCCGCTGGCCCCCATCGTCCGCGCCGAGCGCTCGAACGTGCCGCTGGATCAGGTGCTGGGCCTGCACGCCTTCGATCTGGACCGCATCCTTGAGGTCAAGCCGGACTTCGTGAACCCGCCCCACGGCGCCGAGGGCCACGTCCACGACGAACACTGCGGTCATGGGCATGACCATGCCGAGGACCATGCCCACGACGAGCATTGCGGTCATGACCATGACCACGATCATGCGCATGGCCCGCGCGGCCACGCCCATGAGGACGACATCAAGGGCATTTCCCTGACACTGGACCGCCCGCTGAACGGCGCCAAATTCACTGCCTGGCTCGACCGTTTGCTGGGCGAGCAGGGCCAGAACATCCTGCGCGCCAAGGGCATCATCGACGTGGCCGGCGAGGATCGCCGCCTGGTCTTCCAGGCCGTGCACATGATCCTGGAAGGCGACTTGCAGAAGCCCTGGGGCGACAAGGAACGCCGCTGGAGCCGCGCCGTCTTCATCGGCCGCGACCTGAACGAGGCTGAACTCAAGGCCGGGTTCGAGGCCTGCGCGGCATGA
- a CDS encoding cation diffusion facilitator family transporter, giving the protein MAHDHAHDHDDHSHGHGHSHGHSHGVGGHHHHGLADTGDWRYAVGLIVNLAFVACEFTAGVLADSTALMADAGHNLSDVLGLAMAGGAAWLARRAAGPKRTYGYGKATVLAALANALLLIFACGAIAFEAVRRMAEPAPVASGVIMAVAGLGFVINLGTALMFMKDQHKDLNVRGAYLHMMADAAVSLGVVIAGAVILFTGWSLIDGAVSLVIVAVIMAGTWGLLKDSVNLALDAAPNGLDVDEIRAALLALPGVTAVHDLHVWGLSTTDAALTAHLVHDRPDADALLAEAQGLARRRFDISHTTLQLETGVLPDCPSC; this is encoded by the coding sequence ATGGCGCACGATCACGCTCACGATCACGACGATCATTCCCATGGCCATGGGCATTCGCACGGCCATTCTCACGGAGTGGGCGGCCACCATCATCACGGGCTCGCGGACACGGGCGACTGGCGCTACGCCGTCGGCCTGATCGTCAACCTGGCCTTCGTCGCCTGCGAGTTCACGGCGGGGGTCCTGGCCGATTCCACGGCCCTGATGGCCGACGCCGGCCACAACCTGTCGGACGTTCTGGGCCTGGCCATGGCCGGCGGCGCGGCCTGGCTGGCGCGGCGCGCGGCGGGGCCCAAGCGCACCTACGGCTACGGCAAGGCGACGGTGCTGGCGGCCCTGGCCAACGCCCTGCTGCTGATCTTCGCCTGCGGCGCCATCGCCTTCGAGGCGGTGCGCCGCATGGCCGAGCCCGCGCCCGTTGCCTCGGGCGTCATCATGGCGGTGGCGGGGCTCGGCTTCGTCATCAACCTGGGCACGGCCCTGATGTTCATGAAGGACCAGCACAAGGATCTGAACGTGCGCGGGGCCTATCTGCACATGATGGCCGACGCGGCGGTGTCCCTGGGCGTGGTGATCGCGGGCGCCGTCATCCTGTTCACCGGCTGGTCGCTGATCGACGGGGCCGTCAGCCTGGTCATCGTCGCCGTCATCATGGCCGGGACCTGGGGCCTGCTGAAGGACTCGGTGAACCTGGCCCTGGACGCCGCCCCCAACGGCCTGGACGTGGACGAGATCCGCGCCGCCCTGCTGGCCCTGCCGGGGGTGACGGCGGTGCACGACCTGCACGTCTGGGGCCTGTCGACCACCGACGCCGCCCTGACCGCCCACCTCGTCCACGACCGCCCCGACGCCGACGCCCTCCTGGCCGAGGCGCAAGGCCTGGCGCGCCGCCGCTTCGACATCAGCCACACCACCCTGCAGCTGGAGACGGGCGTCCTGCCCGATTGCCCGAGCTGCTGA
- the rplU gene encoding 50S ribosomal protein L21, translated as MYAVIKTGGKQYRVQPGDVIVVEKIDGDAGAAVNFGEVLMLGGDKGVTVGAPLVDGAAVAATLIETRKGEKIKIFKKIRRQGYRRTNGHRQMESVLRITGIEGAGEKAKWDGKVELITKAEINARARGLAPRVEAVEAEAPKAKKAPAKKAAKAEGAEA; from the coding sequence ATGTACGCGGTGATCAAGACCGGCGGAAAGCAGTACCGGGTTCAACCGGGCGATGTGATTGTTGTCGAGAAGATCGACGGCGACGCTGGCGCTGCCGTCAATTTCGGTGAAGTCCTCATGCTGGGCGGCGACAAGGGTGTTACGGTCGGCGCTCCGCTGGTCGACGGCGCCGCTGTCGCAGCCACGCTGATCGAGACCCGCAAGGGCGAGAAGATCAAGATCTTCAAGAAGATCCGTCGTCAGGGCTATCGCCGCACGAACGGCCATCGCCAGATGGAATCGGTCCTGCGCATCACCGGCATCGAAGGCGCTGGCGAGAAGGCCAAGTGGGACGGCAAGGTCGAGCTGATCACCAAGGCGGAAATCAACGCCCGCGCCCGTGGCCTGGCCCCGCGCGTCGAGGCTGTCGAAGCCGAGGCTCCGAAGGCCAAGAAGGCCCCCGCCAAGAAGGCCGCCAAGGCCGAAGGCGCCGAAGCCTAA
- the rpmA gene encoding 50S ribosomal protein L27 codes for MAHKKSGGSSRNGRDSESKRLGVKKFGGEQVLAGNILVRQRGTKFHPGANVGLGRDHTLFATATGAVQFTTKRGGRCYVSILPANDDAQAMAAE; via the coding sequence ATGGCTCACAAGAAATCCGGCGGTTCGTCGCGCAACGGTCGCGACTCTGAGTCGAAGCGCCTTGGCGTGAAGAAGTTCGGCGGCGAGCAGGTGCTGGCCGGCAACATCCTCGTGCGTCAGCGCGGCACCAAGTTCCACCCGGGCGCCAACGTCGGCCTGGGCCGCGACCACACCCTGTTCGCCACGGCGACCGGCGCGGTGCAGTTCACCACCAAACGCGGTGGCCGTTGTTACGTGTCGATTCTCCCGGCCAACGACGACGCCCAGGCGATGGCCGCCGAGTAA
- a CDS encoding GNAT family N-acetyltransferase codes for MCVIETSPVVETRRLLLRAPGAQDVTRIAALANDPDIARMTKRMPHPFRVDDAEDFVLHVASQDPKRANTFLIEHEDHGPVGVVGLFQDADAVPETGYWIGREFWGRGYATEALQGALAWASSRWKRRALVAGHFADNPASGRVLEKAGFLYTGETRRAFSRARGEIADTRMMVWLA; via the coding sequence ATGTGCGTGATCGAAACCTCCCCCGTCGTCGAGACGCGGCGTCTGCTGCTGCGCGCCCCGGGCGCCCAAGACGTGACGCGGATCGCCGCCCTGGCCAACGACCCCGACATCGCCCGCATGACCAAGCGGATGCCCCACCCCTTCCGCGTCGACGACGCCGAGGACTTCGTCCTGCACGTCGCGTCCCAGGACCCGAAGCGGGCCAACACCTTCCTGATCGAGCACGAGGACCACGGCCCGGTCGGGGTGGTCGGCCTGTTCCAGGACGCCGACGCCGTGCCCGAGACGGGCTATTGGATCGGGCGGGAGTTCTGGGGCCGAGGCTACGCCACCGAAGCGCTGCAGGGCGCCCTAGCCTGGGCGTCGAGCCGGTGGAAGCGCCGCGCCCTGGTGGCCGGCCACTTCGCCGACAACCCCGCCTCGGGCCGGGTGCTGGAGAAGGCGGGCTTCCTGTACACCGGCGAAACCCGCCGCGCCTTCAGCCGCGCGCGGGGCGAGATCGCCGACACCCGCATGATGGTCTGGCTGGCCTGA
- a CDS encoding NRAMP family divalent metal transporter — MSDPPRPTQEAEAEAAAPARRRDWLRVFKVLGPGLVTGAADDDPSGIATYSQTGAQFGYGQLWTALYQIPLLLAVQEACARIGAVTGQGLAGVIKQHYSRSVVIVTVLLVVAANTINIGADIGAVAEAAALVVDLPVWLLAVATALAVLLLEVFVSYRIYAKFLKWLALALLAYPATALIIDQPWPEILYATFVPHIEFTASFLFIITGVFGTSISPYMFFWQASQEVEEELDHGVPSDEAGRPRLPEGYLADMRLDVTLGMVAAELVQWFIIMTTASVLFRNGVNDIQTAADAARALEPLVQSFPNAGQAAKLIFAAGVIGLGLLAIPVLAGSAAYALSEALGWKEGLSNRLGDARGFYGVIAVSTLIGLGLNFVGINPMKALVFTAVFNGIAAVPLLFVVARINSRSDILGAARGGPWSRLFVWLTFGVMALSAAGLFYTLAAQR; from the coding sequence TTGTCCGACCCGCCGCGCCCGACCCAGGAAGCCGAGGCCGAGGCCGCCGCCCCGGCGCGCCGCCGCGACTGGCTGCGGGTCTTCAAGGTGCTGGGACCGGGCTTGGTCACCGGGGCGGCCGACGACGACCCGTCCGGAATCGCCACCTATTCCCAGACCGGCGCCCAGTTCGGCTACGGCCAGCTATGGACCGCCCTCTACCAGATCCCCCTGCTGCTGGCGGTGCAGGAGGCCTGCGCCCGCATCGGGGCCGTGACGGGGCAGGGGCTGGCCGGGGTCATCAAGCAGCACTATTCGCGCTCGGTCGTGATCGTGACCGTGCTGCTGGTGGTGGCGGCCAACACGATCAACATCGGCGCCGACATCGGGGCGGTGGCCGAGGCGGCGGCCCTGGTCGTCGATCTTCCCGTCTGGCTGCTGGCCGTGGCGACGGCGCTGGCGGTGCTGCTGCTCGAGGTTTTCGTCAGCTACCGGATCTACGCCAAATTCCTCAAATGGCTGGCCCTGGCCCTGCTGGCCTATCCGGCCACGGCCCTGATCATCGATCAGCCCTGGCCCGAGATCCTGTATGCGACCTTCGTGCCGCACATCGAGTTCACGGCGTCCTTCCTCTTCATCATCACCGGCGTCTTCGGCACCTCCATCTCGCCCTATATGTTCTTCTGGCAGGCCTCCCAGGAGGTGGAGGAGGAACTGGACCACGGCGTGCCGTCCGACGAGGCGGGGCGGCCGCGCCTGCCGGAGGGCTATCTGGCGGACATGCGGCTGGACGTGACCCTCGGCATGGTGGCGGCTGAACTGGTGCAGTGGTTCATCATCATGACCACGGCCTCGGTGCTGTTCCGGAACGGGGTCAACGACATCCAGACCGCCGCCGACGCCGCCCGCGCGCTCGAGCCCCTGGTCCAGTCCTTCCCCAACGCCGGACAGGCGGCCAAGCTCATCTTCGCGGCGGGGGTGATCGGCCTGGGGCTGCTGGCGATTCCGGTGCTGGCGGGGTCTGCCGCCTACGCCCTGTCCGAGGCCCTAGGGTGGAAGGAGGGGCTGTCCAACCGCCTGGGCGACGCGCGCGGCTTCTACGGGGTGATCGCCGTCTCGACCCTGATCGGCCTGGGCCTGAACTTCGTCGGCATCAATCCGATGAAGGCGTTGGTGTTCACGGCGGTCTTCAACGGGATCGCGGCCGTGCCCCTGCTGTTCGTGGTGGCGCGGATCAACAGCCGGTCCGACATCCTGGGCGCGGCGCGCGGCGGGCCGTGGTCGCGCCTGTTCGTCTGGCTGACGTTCGGCGTCATGGCCCTGTCGGCGGCGGGGCTGTTCTACACCCTGGCCGCGCAGCGCTGA
- a CDS encoding ribonuclease D — protein MTVYFHEGDLPDDLDLGPEVAIDSETMGLRFRRDPLCVVQLSSGDGNAHVVRLNRPAYDCPNLKRLLADPKVLKLFHFGRFDIAMFQLHLGVEVAPVYCTKIASKLARTYTDRHGLKDVAKELAGVDMSKAQQSSDWGSAELSQAQLDYAASDVLYLHAIKERLNEMLVREGRMELAQACFDFLPVRSRLDLAGWDEIDIFAHA, from the coding sequence ATGACCGTTTACTTCCACGAAGGCGACCTGCCCGACGACCTCGACCTGGGGCCGGAGGTGGCGATCGATTCCGAGACGATGGGCCTGCGCTTCCGCCGCGATCCGCTGTGCGTGGTGCAGCTGTCGTCCGGCGACGGCAACGCCCACGTCGTGCGCCTGAACCGCCCGGCCTACGACTGCCCCAACCTGAAGCGGCTGCTGGCCGATCCGAAGGTGCTCAAGCTGTTCCACTTCGGCCGCTTCGACATCGCCATGTTCCAGCTGCACCTCGGGGTCGAGGTCGCGCCGGTCTATTGCACCAAGATCGCCTCCAAGCTGGCGCGCACCTACACCGACCGTCACGGGCTGAAGGACGTGGCCAAGGAGTTGGCCGGGGTCGACATGTCCAAGGCGCAGCAGAGCTCGGACTGGGGCTCGGCCGAGCTGAGCCAGGCCCAGCTGGACTACGCCGCTTCGGACGTCCTCTATCTGCACGCCATCAAGGAGCGGCTGAACGAAATGCTGGTCCGCGAGGGCCGCATGGAGTTGGCTCAGGCCTGCTTCGACTTCCTGCCCGTGCGTTCGCGTCTCGACCTGGCCGGTTGGGACGAGATCGACATCTTCGCCCACGCCTGA
- the lptC gene encoding LPS export ABC transporter periplasmic protein LptC, which yields MADRDAQDAQKRADEARVAQAGARWRARSQRVRLYRRVLPIVILMLAGGALTWTVFRTVMSGVERKASESREIRLDNPMFHGQDAQGRSFVIGAKGAVRDPQTGYFRLVGPLLRLNLGGRKTTELSADGGTYVETERKVVIGPNVKISDGGSGWQLTTPEAVVDTETGVVTGDKGVQGHGPLGSIDASSYAIYDQGQRVVFHGQGENKVRGTINPAGSGR from the coding sequence ATGGCCGACCGCGACGCCCAGGACGCGCAAAAACGCGCCGACGAGGCCCGGGTCGCCCAGGCCGGGGCGCGCTGGCGCGCGCGGTCCCAGCGGGTCCGGCTGTATCGGCGCGTCCTGCCCATCGTCATCCTGATGCTGGCGGGCGGGGCCCTGACCTGGACCGTGTTCCGCACCGTCATGTCGGGGGTCGAACGCAAGGCCAGCGAGAGCCGCGAGATCCGCCTCGACAACCCCATGTTCCACGGCCAGGACGCCCAAGGCCGCTCCTTCGTCATCGGGGCGAAGGGGGCGGTGCGCGATCCGCAGACCGGCTATTTCCGCCTGGTGGGGCCCTTGCTGCGGCTGAACCTGGGCGGGCGCAAGACGACCGAACTGAGCGCCGACGGCGGCACCTATGTCGAGACCGAGCGCAAGGTGGTCATCGGTCCGAACGTGAAGATCTCCGACGGCGGCTCGGGCTGGCAGCTGACCACGCCCGAGGCCGTGGTCGACACCGAGACGGGCGTCGTGACCGGCGACAAGGGGGTCCAGGGCCACGGCCCCCTTGGAAGCATCGATGCTTCGTCTTATGCGATCTATGATCAGGGCCAGAGGGTCGTCTTCCACGGCCAGGGCGAAAACAAGGTGCGCGGGACCATCAATCCCGCCGGATCCGGCAGGTGA